From the Ictalurus furcatus strain D&B chromosome 19, Billie_1.0, whole genome shotgun sequence genome, one window contains:
- the LOC128623004 gene encoding NACHT, LRR and PYD domains-containing protein 12-like isoform X3, which translates to MKTPHFYTGALAEPVNHLGLNPDCSPSVTKRDSYGSNCSVLQRAGDRIEKITITDTGHDPESAAVNEFQKKLKLNLMKKFECLNGVLINLGNQTLLNEIYTELYITEGDSGEVNKEHEVRQIEAASRRTRTEDTPIKCNDIFKPLSEQDKPIRTVLTKGVAGIGKTVSVQKFILDWAEGKANQDIHLIFPLPFRELNLMKDQKLSLMELLHVCFNETKETEMSSLEKVLFIFDGLDECRFPLDFQNTVRVCAVTESASVHVLLINLIKGNLLPSALIWITSRPAAADQIPSECVHRVTEVRGFNDPQKEEYFRKRISDQSLANNIITHLKSLRSLYIMCHIPVFCWISATVLERMLGEAESGEIPKTLTQMYTHFLIIQTNIIGEKYSKKQKSDEMLLKLGKLAFQQLKKGNLIFYEEDLRECGIEVREAAVYSGVCTQIFREEFGLHQSKVYCFVHLSIQEHLAALYVHLTFMMEKRNVLDHNQVSKWWISNVHKSAVDQALESQTGHLDLFLRFLLGLSLKSNQKLLQDLVTQTGSSSQSIEKTVQYIKEKISEDLPTEKSINLFHCLNELGDNSLVEEIQHYLKSGKQSKLSSSQWSALVFVILTSAQDLEEFDLNKYISTDKIPETVLLKMMPVIAASRKATIRCDSLGVRSWSALVSALSSETSNLRELHLTVKTLDLYGVKLGDSGVKSLCAVLENPHCKVETLRLRDCGVSDEGCAALTSALRSNPSHLRDLDLSFNNVGDSGVKSLSVVLENPLCKLEILRLHGCGVSDEGCAALTSALRSNPSHLRDLNLSYNNVGDSGVKSLSAVLENPLCKLETLRLCDCGVSDEGCAALTSALRSNPSHLRELNLSYNNVGDSGVKSLSAVLENPLCKLETLWLYNCGVSDEGCAALTSALRSNPSHLRDLNLSYNNVADSGVKSLSALKYDKHCKLQTLWI; encoded by the exons ATGAAGACTCCTCACTTCTACACAG GGGCGTTAGCTGAACCTGTTAATCATCTGGGGTTGAACCCAGATTGTTCTCCAtctgttacgaaacgggactcgtacggaagcaattgcag TGTTCTACAGAGAGCAGGAGACAGAATAGAAAAGATCACCATCACAGATACAGG GCACGACCCAGAATCTGCTGCTGTGAATGAATTCCAGAAAAAGTTGAAATTAAATCTGATGAAGAAGTTTGAGTGTTTGAATGGAGTGTTAATAAACCTGGGAAACCAAACActcctgaatgagatctacacagagctctacatcacagagggagacagtggagaagtcaataaagaacatgaggtgagacagatcgaGGCAGCATCCAGGAGAACAAGAACAGAGGACACACCAATCAAATGCAACGACATCTTTAAGCCCTTATCTGAACAAGACAAACCCATCAGAACTGTGCTGACAAAGGGAGTCGCTGGCAtcggaaaaacagtctctgtgcagaagttcattctggactgggctgaagggaaagcaaatcaggacatccacctcatatttccacttcctttcagagagctgaatctgatgaaggaccagaaactgagtctgatggagctccttcatgtctgttttaatgaaacaaaagaaacagaaatgtccagtttggaaaaggttctgttcatttttgacgGATTGGACGAGTGTCGTTTTCCTCTAGATTTCCAGaacacagtgagagtgtgtgctgtaactgaatcagcatcggtgcatgtgctgctgataaacctgatcaaagggaatctgcttccctctgctctcatctggatcacctctcgaccagcagcagctgatcaaatcccctctgagtgtgtccatcgagtcacagaggtacgagggttcaatgacccacagaaggaggagtacttcaggaagagaatcagtgatcagagcctggccaataacatcatcacacacctgaagtcattaagaagcctctacatcatgtgccacatcccagtcttctgctggatttcagccactgttctagagagaatgttgggtgaagcagagagtggagagatccccaagactctgactcaaatgtacacacacttcctcatcatTCAGACAAACATCATAGGAGAAAAGTACTCAAAGAAGCAGAAGAGTGATGAAATGCTTCTTAAactgggaaaactggctttTCAGCAGCTGAAGAAAGggaacctgatcttctatgaggaagacctgagagagtgtggtaTTGAGGTGAgagaagcagcagtgtactcaggtgtgtgtacgcagatcttcagagaggagtttgggcttcaccagagtaaagtgtactgctttgttcatctgagCATTCAGGAGCACCTCGCAGCTCTGTATGTGCACCTGACATTCATGatggaaaagagaaatgttcttgATCACAATCAGGTCTCTAAATGGTGGATCTCAAATGTACACAAGAGTGCTGTAGATCAGGCTTTAGAAAGTCAGACTGGACATCTGGATCTTTTCCTTCGCTTTCTTTTGGGTCTCTCACTGAAGTCCAATCAGAAACTCTTACAGGACTTAGTAACACAGACAGGAAGTAGCTCCCAGAGCATAGAGAAAACAGTTCAGTACATTAAGGAGAAGATCAGTGAAGATCTTCctacagagaaatccatcaatctgttccactgtctgaatgaactgggtGATAATTCTCTAGTGGAGGAAATCCAACACtacctgaaatctggaaaacaaagtaagctctcttcttcacagtggtctgctctggtgtttgtgaTACTGACATCAGCACAGGATCTGGAAGAATTTGACCTGAATAAATATATCAGTACAGATAAGATACCAGAAACTGTTCTTCTGAAGATGATGCCTGTGATTGCAGCCTCCAGAAAAGCAAC tatCAGGTGTGATTCACTTGGAGTGAGAAGTTGGTCAGCTCTGGTCTCAGCACTCAGCTCAGAAACCTCCAATCTGAGAGAACTGCATCTGACTGTGAAAACACTGGATCTGTATGGGGttaaactaggagactcaggagtgaagagtctctgtgctgtactggagaatcctcactgtaaagtggagacactgag gttgCGTGATTGTGgggtctcagatgaaggctgtgctgctctgacttcagctctgagatcaaacccctcacacctgagagatcTGGATCTGTCCTTTAATAatgtaggagactcaggagtgaagagtctctctgttgtactggagaatcctctctgtaaactggagatactgag gttgCATGGTTGTGGTGtatcagatgaaggctgtgctgctctgacttcagctctgagatcaaacccctcacacctgagagaccTGAATCTGTCCTATAATAatgtaggagactcaggagtgaagagtctctctgctgtactggagaatcctctctgtaaactggagacactgag GTTGTGtgattgtggtgtctcagatgaaggctgtgctgctctgacttcagctctgagatcaaacccctcacacctgagagaactgaatctgtcctataataatgtaggagactcaggagtgaagagtctctctgctgtactggagaatcctctctgtaaactggagacactatG GTTGTATAATTGTGGTGtatcagatgaaggctgtgctgctctgacttcagctctgagatcaaacccctcacacctgagagaccTGAATCTGTCCTATAATAATGTAgcagactcaggagtgaagagtctctctgctctTAAGTATGATAAACATTGCAAACTACAGACACTGTG gATTTGA
- the LOC128623004 gene encoding NACHT, LRR and PYD domains-containing protein 12-like isoform X1 yields METPDLDTDNVSPPSEKKRKLQGKRSESPAPGCISMKSDESMDTPLRFKDGDSSLLHSKLQGERSESPAPSCISMRSDQSMNIPVQCKDEDSSLLHSVLQRAGDRIEKITITDTGHDPESAAVNEFQKKLKLNLMKKFECLNGVLINLGNQTLLNEIYTELYITEGDSGEVNKEHEVRQIEAASRRTRTEDTPIKCNDIFKPLSEQDKPIRTVLTKGVAGIGKTVSVQKFILDWAEGKANQDIHLIFPLPFRELNLMKDQKLSLMELLHVCFNETKETEMSSLEKVLFIFDGLDECRFPLDFQNTVRVCAVTESASVHVLLINLIKGNLLPSALIWITSRPAAADQIPSECVHRVTEVRGFNDPQKEEYFRKRISDQSLANNIITHLKSLRSLYIMCHIPVFCWISATVLERMLGEAESGEIPKTLTQMYTHFLIIQTNIIGEKYSKKQKSDEMLLKLGKLAFQQLKKGNLIFYEEDLRECGIEVREAAVYSGVCTQIFREEFGLHQSKVYCFVHLSIQEHLAALYVHLTFMMEKRNVLDHNQVSKWWISNVHKSAVDQALESQTGHLDLFLRFLLGLSLKSNQKLLQDLVTQTGSSSQSIEKTVQYIKEKISEDLPTEKSINLFHCLNELGDNSLVEEIQHYLKSGKQSKLSSSQWSALVFVILTSAQDLEEFDLNKYISTDKIPETVLLKMMPVIAASRKATIRCDSLGVRSWSALVSALSSETSNLRELHLTVKTLDLYGVKLGDSGVKSLCAVLENPHCKVETLRLRDCGVSDEGCAALTSALRSNPSHLRDLDLSFNNVGDSGVKSLSVVLENPLCKLEILRLHGCGVSDEGCAALTSALRSNPSHLRDLNLSYNNVGDSGVKSLSAVLENPLCKLETLRLCDCGVSDEGCAALTSALRSNPSHLRELNLSYNNVGDSGVKSLSAVLENPLCKLETLWLYNCGVSDEGCAALTSALRSNPSHLRDLNLSYNNVADSGVKSLSALKYDKHCKLQTLWI; encoded by the exons ATGGAGACTCCTGATCTGGACACAGATAATGTTTCCccaccttcagaaaaaaaacg TAAACTCCAGGGAAAGAGATCAGAATCACCAGCACCCGGCTGtatctccatgaagagtgatgagTCTATGGACACTCCTCTGAGGTTTAAAGATGGAGACTCCTCACTTCTACACAG TAAACTCCAGGGAGAGAGATCAGAATCACCAGCACCCAGCTGTATCTCCATGAGGAGTGATCAGTCTATGAATATTCCTGTGCAGTGTAAAGATGAAGACTCCTCACTTCTACACAG TGTTCTACAGAGAGCAGGAGACAGAATAGAAAAGATCACCATCACAGATACAGG GCACGACCCAGAATCTGCTGCTGTGAATGAATTCCAGAAAAAGTTGAAATTAAATCTGATGAAGAAGTTTGAGTGTTTGAATGGAGTGTTAATAAACCTGGGAAACCAAACActcctgaatgagatctacacagagctctacatcacagagggagacagtggagaagtcaataaagaacatgaggtgagacagatcgaGGCAGCATCCAGGAGAACAAGAACAGAGGACACACCAATCAAATGCAACGACATCTTTAAGCCCTTATCTGAACAAGACAAACCCATCAGAACTGTGCTGACAAAGGGAGTCGCTGGCAtcggaaaaacagtctctgtgcagaagttcattctggactgggctgaagggaaagcaaatcaggacatccacctcatatttccacttcctttcagagagctgaatctgatgaaggaccagaaactgagtctgatggagctccttcatgtctgttttaatgaaacaaaagaaacagaaatgtccagtttggaaaaggttctgttcatttttgacgGATTGGACGAGTGTCGTTTTCCTCTAGATTTCCAGaacacagtgagagtgtgtgctgtaactgaatcagcatcggtgcatgtgctgctgataaacctgatcaaagggaatctgcttccctctgctctcatctggatcacctctcgaccagcagcagctgatcaaatcccctctgagtgtgtccatcgagtcacagaggtacgagggttcaatgacccacagaaggaggagtacttcaggaagagaatcagtgatcagagcctggccaataacatcatcacacacctgaagtcattaagaagcctctacatcatgtgccacatcccagtcttctgctggatttcagccactgttctagagagaatgttgggtgaagcagagagtggagagatccccaagactctgactcaaatgtacacacacttcctcatcatTCAGACAAACATCATAGGAGAAAAGTACTCAAAGAAGCAGAAGAGTGATGAAATGCTTCTTAAactgggaaaactggctttTCAGCAGCTGAAGAAAGggaacctgatcttctatgaggaagacctgagagagtgtggtaTTGAGGTGAgagaagcagcagtgtactcaggtgtgtgtacgcagatcttcagagaggagtttgggcttcaccagagtaaagtgtactgctttgttcatctgagCATTCAGGAGCACCTCGCAGCTCTGTATGTGCACCTGACATTCATGatggaaaagagaaatgttcttgATCACAATCAGGTCTCTAAATGGTGGATCTCAAATGTACACAAGAGTGCTGTAGATCAGGCTTTAGAAAGTCAGACTGGACATCTGGATCTTTTCCTTCGCTTTCTTTTGGGTCTCTCACTGAAGTCCAATCAGAAACTCTTACAGGACTTAGTAACACAGACAGGAAGTAGCTCCCAGAGCATAGAGAAAACAGTTCAGTACATTAAGGAGAAGATCAGTGAAGATCTTCctacagagaaatccatcaatctgttccactgtctgaatgaactgggtGATAATTCTCTAGTGGAGGAAATCCAACACtacctgaaatctggaaaacaaagtaagctctcttcttcacagtggtctgctctggtgtttgtgaTACTGACATCAGCACAGGATCTGGAAGAATTTGACCTGAATAAATATATCAGTACAGATAAGATACCAGAAACTGTTCTTCTGAAGATGATGCCTGTGATTGCAGCCTCCAGAAAAGCAAC tatCAGGTGTGATTCACTTGGAGTGAGAAGTTGGTCAGCTCTGGTCTCAGCACTCAGCTCAGAAACCTCCAATCTGAGAGAACTGCATCTGACTGTGAAAACACTGGATCTGTATGGGGttaaactaggagactcaggagtgaagagtctctgtgctgtactggagaatcctcactgtaaagtggagacactgag gttgCGTGATTGTGgggtctcagatgaaggctgtgctgctctgacttcagctctgagatcaaacccctcacacctgagagatcTGGATCTGTCCTTTAATAatgtaggagactcaggagtgaagagtctctctgttgtactggagaatcctctctgtaaactggagatactgag gttgCATGGTTGTGGTGtatcagatgaaggctgtgctgctctgacttcagctctgagatcaaacccctcacacctgagagaccTGAATCTGTCCTATAATAatgtaggagactcaggagtgaagagtctctctgctgtactggagaatcctctctgtaaactggagacactgag GTTGTGtgattgtggtgtctcagatgaaggctgtgctgctctgacttcagctctgagatcaaacccctcacacctgagagaactgaatctgtcctataataatgtaggagactcaggagtgaagagtctctctgctgtactggagaatcctctctgtaaactggagacactatG GTTGTATAATTGTGGTGtatcagatgaaggctgtgctgctctgacttcagctctgagatcaaacccctcacacctgagagaccTGAATCTGTCCTATAATAATGTAgcagactcaggagtgaagagtctctctgctctTAAGTATGATAAACATTGCAAACTACAGACACTGTG gATTTGA
- the LOC128623004 gene encoding NACHT, LRR and PYD domains-containing protein 12-like isoform X2, with protein MLFIFSFFHVTPGALAEPVNHLGLNPDCSPSVTKRDSYGSNCSVLQRAGDRIEKITITDTGHDPESAAVNEFQKKLKLNLMKKFECLNGVLINLGNQTLLNEIYTELYITEGDSGEVNKEHEVRQIEAASRRTRTEDTPIKCNDIFKPLSEQDKPIRTVLTKGVAGIGKTVSVQKFILDWAEGKANQDIHLIFPLPFRELNLMKDQKLSLMELLHVCFNETKETEMSSLEKVLFIFDGLDECRFPLDFQNTVRVCAVTESASVHVLLINLIKGNLLPSALIWITSRPAAADQIPSECVHRVTEVRGFNDPQKEEYFRKRISDQSLANNIITHLKSLRSLYIMCHIPVFCWISATVLERMLGEAESGEIPKTLTQMYTHFLIIQTNIIGEKYSKKQKSDEMLLKLGKLAFQQLKKGNLIFYEEDLRECGIEVREAAVYSGVCTQIFREEFGLHQSKVYCFVHLSIQEHLAALYVHLTFMMEKRNVLDHNQVSKWWISNVHKSAVDQALESQTGHLDLFLRFLLGLSLKSNQKLLQDLVTQTGSSSQSIEKTVQYIKEKISEDLPTEKSINLFHCLNELGDNSLVEEIQHYLKSGKQSKLSSSQWSALVFVILTSAQDLEEFDLNKYISTDKIPETVLLKMMPVIAASRKATIRCDSLGVRSWSALVSALSSETSNLRELHLTVKTLDLYGVKLGDSGVKSLCAVLENPHCKVETLRLRDCGVSDEGCAALTSALRSNPSHLRDLDLSFNNVGDSGVKSLSVVLENPLCKLEILRLHGCGVSDEGCAALTSALRSNPSHLRDLNLSYNNVGDSGVKSLSAVLENPLCKLETLRLCDCGVSDEGCAALTSALRSNPSHLRELNLSYNNVGDSGVKSLSAVLENPLCKLETLWLYNCGVSDEGCAALTSALRSNPSHLRDLNLSYNNVADSGVKSLSALKYDKHCKLQTLWI; from the exons atgttatttattttttctttttttcatgttacacCAGGGGCGTTAGCTGAACCTGTTAATCATCTGGGGTTGAACCCAGATTGTTCTCCAtctgttacgaaacgggactcgtacggaagcaattgcag TGTTCTACAGAGAGCAGGAGACAGAATAGAAAAGATCACCATCACAGATACAGG GCACGACCCAGAATCTGCTGCTGTGAATGAATTCCAGAAAAAGTTGAAATTAAATCTGATGAAGAAGTTTGAGTGTTTGAATGGAGTGTTAATAAACCTGGGAAACCAAACActcctgaatgagatctacacagagctctacatcacagagggagacagtggagaagtcaataaagaacatgaggtgagacagatcgaGGCAGCATCCAGGAGAACAAGAACAGAGGACACACCAATCAAATGCAACGACATCTTTAAGCCCTTATCTGAACAAGACAAACCCATCAGAACTGTGCTGACAAAGGGAGTCGCTGGCAtcggaaaaacagtctctgtgcagaagttcattctggactgggctgaagggaaagcaaatcaggacatccacctcatatttccacttcctttcagagagctgaatctgatgaaggaccagaaactgagtctgatggagctccttcatgtctgttttaatgaaacaaaagaaacagaaatgtccagtttggaaaaggttctgttcatttttgacgGATTGGACGAGTGTCGTTTTCCTCTAGATTTCCAGaacacagtgagagtgtgtgctgtaactgaatcagcatcggtgcatgtgctgctgataaacctgatcaaagggaatctgcttccctctgctctcatctggatcacctctcgaccagcagcagctgatcaaatcccctctgagtgtgtccatcgagtcacagaggtacgagggttcaatgacccacagaaggaggagtacttcaggaagagaatcagtgatcagagcctggccaataacatcatcacacacctgaagtcattaagaagcctctacatcatgtgccacatcccagtcttctgctggatttcagccactgttctagagagaatgttgggtgaagcagagagtggagagatccccaagactctgactcaaatgtacacacacttcctcatcatTCAGACAAACATCATAGGAGAAAAGTACTCAAAGAAGCAGAAGAGTGATGAAATGCTTCTTAAactgggaaaactggctttTCAGCAGCTGAAGAAAGggaacctgatcttctatgaggaagacctgagagagtgtggtaTTGAGGTGAgagaagcagcagtgtactcaggtgtgtgtacgcagatcttcagagaggagtttgggcttcaccagagtaaagtgtactgctttgttcatctgagCATTCAGGAGCACCTCGCAGCTCTGTATGTGCACCTGACATTCATGatggaaaagagaaatgttcttgATCACAATCAGGTCTCTAAATGGTGGATCTCAAATGTACACAAGAGTGCTGTAGATCAGGCTTTAGAAAGTCAGACTGGACATCTGGATCTTTTCCTTCGCTTTCTTTTGGGTCTCTCACTGAAGTCCAATCAGAAACTCTTACAGGACTTAGTAACACAGACAGGAAGTAGCTCCCAGAGCATAGAGAAAACAGTTCAGTACATTAAGGAGAAGATCAGTGAAGATCTTCctacagagaaatccatcaatctgttccactgtctgaatgaactgggtGATAATTCTCTAGTGGAGGAAATCCAACACtacctgaaatctggaaaacaaagtaagctctcttcttcacagtggtctgctctggtgtttgtgaTACTGACATCAGCACAGGATCTGGAAGAATTTGACCTGAATAAATATATCAGTACAGATAAGATACCAGAAACTGTTCTTCTGAAGATGATGCCTGTGATTGCAGCCTCCAGAAAAGCAAC tatCAGGTGTGATTCACTTGGAGTGAGAAGTTGGTCAGCTCTGGTCTCAGCACTCAGCTCAGAAACCTCCAATCTGAGAGAACTGCATCTGACTGTGAAAACACTGGATCTGTATGGGGttaaactaggagactcaggagtgaagagtctctgtgctgtactggagaatcctcactgtaaagtggagacactgag gttgCGTGATTGTGgggtctcagatgaaggctgtgctgctctgacttcagctctgagatcaaacccctcacacctgagagatcTGGATCTGTCCTTTAATAatgtaggagactcaggagtgaagagtctctctgttgtactggagaatcctctctgtaaactggagatactgag gttgCATGGTTGTGGTGtatcagatgaaggctgtgctgctctgacttcagctctgagatcaaacccctcacacctgagagaccTGAATCTGTCCTATAATAatgtaggagactcaggagtgaagagtctctctgctgtactggagaatcctctctgtaaactggagacactgag GTTGTGtgattgtggtgtctcagatgaaggctgtgctgctctgacttcagctctgagatcaaacccctcacacctgagagaactgaatctgtcctataataatgtaggagactcaggagtgaagagtctctctgctgtactggagaatcctctctgtaaactggagacactatG GTTGTATAATTGTGGTGtatcagatgaaggctgtgctgctctgacttcagctctgagatcaaacccctcacacctgagagaccTGAATCTGTCCTATAATAATGTAgcagactcaggagtgaagagtctctctgctctTAAGTATGATAAACATTGCAAACTACAGACACTGTG gATTTGA